GCAGCAACAGCAGTTCGCGTGCGCACACCGTTGCGGCGTCGGAGTATTCGGGTTCGTCCAGTGCCACCGATGCCTCGATCAGCGCAGTGATCGCCAACCCGTTCCACGCGGTGACGACCAAGGCGGCGCGACCCGGCTGCGGCCGGCGTGCCCGTGCCGCCAACAGGGCGGCCCGCACCCGCTCGAACCGGTGTCGATCGTCGGGATCGGTGCGCAGTTGCAGCACCGAGCTGCCGTGTTCGAAGGTGCCGGCCTCGGTCACCCCGAAAAGTGAAGCGGCCCAATACGCTTCATCGCCGAGGACCTCGCGCAGCTGGGCCGGCGTCCAGGCGTAGGTCAGGCCCTCCACCCCGTCGGCATCGGCGTCCAGCGATGAGGCGAACATGCCGCCGGTACCGAGCTCACCGATGATGAACCGGGCCGTCTCATCGGCGATCCTGCGCGCCAACGGATCACCGGTGCGGCGTGCCCAATGGGAGTAGAACCGCAGCAGTAGCGCATTGTCGTAGAGCATCTTCTCGAAATGCGGCACCACCCAGGCCGAATCCACGCTGTACCGGGCGAAGCCCCCGGCGAGCTGGTCGTAGATCCCACCCCGGGCCATGGCAGTACCCGCACGCCGGACGGCATCGAGCACCCGCTGCGAGCCGGTGCGTTCGTAGTTGCGCAGCAACGCTTCGGCCACCATCGACGGCGGAAACTTCGGTGCGGCGCCAAACCCGCCACGTTCCGTGTCCTCGTCGCGCAGCACCGCAGCCACCGCAGCGTCACAGAGCCGCGGATCGACCGGCGGCCCGCCACCCGGCAGGCCGCCGCTCATCGCACGGAGTTCCCCGGCGATCTCGTCGGATGCCTGCTCGACGTCGGCCCGGCGCTCGCGCCAGGTCTGCTTCACCGCCGAAATCAGCTGCAGAAAACCCTCTTTCGGGTAATAGGTACCGCAGAAGAAGGGGCGGCCGTCCGGGGTGAGGAAGCACGTCATCGGCCAGCCACCCTGGCCCGTCATCGCCACCGTCGCGCTCATATAGACCGCATCCAGGTCGGGTCGCTCCTCGCGGTCGACCTTGATGCAGACGAAGTCGTCGTTCAGTGCGGCGGCCACCTCGTCCGAGTCGAACGATTCGTGGGCCATCACATGGCACCAGTGGCAGGCGGCGTACCCGATGGACAGCAGGATGGGCACATCGCGGCGGGCCGCCTCGGCCAGTGCCTCGACGCCCCACTCCTGCCAGTGCACCGGGTTGTCCGCGTGCTGGCGCAGGTAGGGGCTGGTGGACCCGCCCAGGGTGTTACCCCTTGCCGTCACCCTTGAACTCACCTGCAGTGCCCTCGTCCACGGCCTGGTCGGGCTCGGGATGCTCCGGGTCGAATGATTCCGGCAGCTTCTTGAGGTGCCGGTTCATCGACCACACGAGGGCGAAGGTGCCGACGAGCAGCAGCACCAGGACGAGCAAGCCGACCGGGCTGGCCTTACCGAAGTCCGGGCCCGTCTGACGGGGCCCCTCCTCGGCGAGCAGGCTGGTGGCGATGAGAAGTAGGTCAGTCATGTGTATTGATCCCTGCGAACAGATCGGTTTCGGGCAGCCGCACCGGGACCCTGGACCGCGCGAGCTCGAACTCCTCGGTTGGCCACAGCCGCTGCTGCCATTCCATGGGCGTGGTGAAGAAGAAACTCTTGGGATCGATCTGCGTCGCGTGCGCCAGCAGGGCCTCGTCCCGCTGGGCGAAGTACTTCGCGCATTCGATCCGGGTGGTGACGCGTTTTTCGATCACGTCCTCCTCGGCGTCCCAGTTCTCCAGCCATTTGGCGAACGGGCCCTCTTGGTCATGCTTGGCGAACTCATCCTGCAGCACCTGCATGCGCTGACGCAGGAAGCCGTGGTTGTAGTACAGCTTGGCCACCGCCCAGGGTGGGCCGGCATCCGGGTAGCGCACATGGTCGGCGGCGGCCTCGTAGGCGGCGACGGAGACCTCGT
This region of Mycolicibacterium diernhoferi genomic DNA includes:
- a CDS encoding thioredoxin domain-containing protein → MTARGNTLGGSTSPYLRQHADNPVHWQEWGVEALAEAARRDVPILLSIGYAACHWCHVMAHESFDSDEVAAALNDDFVCIKVDREERPDLDAVYMSATVAMTGQGGWPMTCFLTPDGRPFFCGTYYPKEGFLQLISAVKQTWRERRADVEQASDEIAGELRAMSGGLPGGGPPVDPRLCDAAVAAVLRDEDTERGGFGAAPKFPPSMVAEALLRNYERTGSQRVLDAVRRAGTAMARGGIYDQLAGGFARYSVDSAWVVPHFEKMLYDNALLLRFYSHWARRTGDPLARRIADETARFIIGELGTGGMFASSLDADADGVEGLTYAWTPAQLREVLGDEAYWAASLFGVTEAGTFEHGSSVLQLRTDPDDRHRFERVRAALLAARARRPQPGRAALVVTAWNGLAITALIEASVALDEPEYSDAATVCARELLLLHLVDGRLRRASLGGVVGDSAAILEDYAALITAMCGLYQLTGARSWLTTATGLLDTVLDRFADPGQPGRWFDTADDAEVLVLRPADPLDGATPSGASSIAEALQLAAHLTGDPRYAAAADATLASATPVLAKVPRSGGHWLAVAEAAVRGPIQIAVACDPTDSALLAAARRLAPGGAVVIGGAVDSSELLTGRDRVGGRDAAYVCRGRVCDLPVTTVENLVVTLEGSV
- the mca gene encoding mycothiol conjugate amidase Mca — translated: MTELRLMAVHAHPDDESSKGAATTARYAAEGARVMVVTLTGGERGDILNPAMDIPEVHGRIHEVRRDEMAKAAEILGVEHHWLGYVDSGLPEGDPLPPLPEGSFATVPLDEPVEKLVRVIREFRPHVLTTYDENGGYPHPDHIRCHEVSVAAYEAAADHVRYPDAGPPWAVAKLYYNHGFLRQRMQVLQDEFAKHDQEGPFAKWLENWDAEEDVIEKRVTTRIECAKYFAQRDEALLAHATQIDPKSFFFTTPMEWQQRLWPTEEFELARSRVPVRLPETDLFAGINTHD